A section of the Virgibacillus sp. NKC19-3 genome encodes:
- a CDS encoding thiolase family protein: MREAVIVEAVRTPVGKRNGLLSGVRAEELAAKPLKEVIKRAGISSELVEDVIMGCVSQVGEQAFDIARQAALIADYPVEVPGTTIDRQCGSSQQAVHFASQAIMSGDMDVVIAGGIENMSRVPIGSNMQDVELSRRLTAKYEIINQGISADRIADKWGLSREQMDEFSLESHQKAVAAQKDGRFAKEIMPLKVALPDGTETVMKDDEGPRENSSVEKLGTLKPAFVENGKITAGNSSQISDGAVSILMMSREKAEELGLKPRFRVIARSVIGSDPTLMLTGPIPATENVLRKAGLSMEDMDIFEVNEAFASVPLAWLKETGADPKKLNPNGGAIALGHPLGASGGRLMVTMLHEMERTGKRYGLQTMCEGNGMANATIIERLD, encoded by the coding sequence CTGCGTGAAGCAGTCATTGTAGAGGCAGTCAGAACACCTGTAGGAAAACGTAATGGATTACTGAGCGGCGTTCGAGCTGAGGAACTTGCGGCGAAACCGCTTAAGGAAGTGATAAAAAGAGCAGGTATTTCATCAGAATTGGTAGAAGACGTCATTATGGGATGTGTTTCCCAAGTTGGTGAGCAAGCGTTTGATATTGCGAGACAGGCAGCGTTGATTGCAGATTATCCTGTAGAAGTTCCTGGAACGACGATTGATCGCCAGTGTGGATCCAGTCAACAGGCTGTGCATTTTGCCTCCCAGGCGATTATGAGCGGAGATATGGATGTTGTCATTGCCGGCGGTATTGAGAATATGTCACGCGTCCCAATTGGATCGAATATGCAAGATGTTGAGCTAAGCCGTCGATTGACAGCAAAGTATGAAATCATCAATCAGGGAATATCTGCAGACCGAATTGCAGATAAGTGGGGGCTTAGCCGAGAACAAATGGATGAATTTTCTCTGGAAAGTCATCAGAAGGCAGTGGCTGCTCAGAAAGATGGACGTTTTGCAAAAGAAATCATGCCGCTTAAAGTAGCGCTTCCGGACGGGACGGAGACCGTAATGAAGGATGATGAAGGGCCTAGGGAAAACTCCTCTGTAGAAAAGCTTGGCACACTGAAACCGGCATTTGTTGAAAATGGGAAAATTACGGCAGGAAACTCCAGTCAGATCAGTGACGGTGCTGTTAGCATTTTGATGATGTCACGGGAAAAGGCTGAGGAACTTGGGTTGAAACCTCGGTTTCGCGTTATCGCTCGTTCCGTCATTGGATCTGATCCGACATTAATGCTGACAGGACCCATTCCTGCAACTGAAAACGTATTGCGAAAAGCAGGACTCTCCATGGAAGATATGGATATTTTTGAAGTAAATGAAGCATTTGCTTCGGTACCGCTTGCTTGGCTAAAGGAAACCGGAGCTGATCCGAAAAAACTAAATCCAAATGGTGGTGCGATTGCACTTGGTCATCCTCTTGGTGCAAGCGGTGGGCGATTAATGGTAACGATGTTGCACGAGATGGAGCGAACTGGAAAACGTTACGGTTTGCAGACGATGTGTGAGGGAAACGGCATGGCGAACGCAACGATTATTGAGCGACTGGATTGA
- a CDS encoding TetR/AcrR family transcriptional regulator yields MSLREQKIAKKKEDILRMAISVLSEKGYDGTTMEEIAAKLLMTKGSVYYYFQDKQNLLYQSHIMLLERSMENVESVRCQNLAVQERLRQAMVVHIEYIIVERSGFEMMIKPERYFSEPQIETIFKLRDDYGKCFDQLILEGIEADIFESVDVKIVRNIILGAMNWVTQWYSDDGRQDKTEIAEDIAYYLLHILLKKKI; encoded by the coding sequence ATGTCTTTACGCGAACAGAAGATTGCTAAAAAGAAAGAAGATATATTACGCATGGCTATAAGCGTTTTATCAGAAAAAGGATATGACGGTACAACCATGGAAGAGATTGCTGCCAAACTTCTGATGACAAAAGGGTCTGTTTACTACTATTTTCAAGATAAGCAAAATCTGTTGTATCAAAGCCATATCATGTTACTGGAGCGTAGTATGGAAAACGTAGAAAGCGTTCGGTGTCAGAACTTGGCCGTACAAGAGAGGCTTCGACAGGCTATGGTTGTACATATCGAATATATTATAGTGGAGCGAAGTGGCTTTGAAATGATGATTAAACCGGAACGCTATTTTTCCGAGCCGCAGATAGAGACGATTTTTAAGCTGCGGGATGATTACGGGAAATGCTTTGATCAGCTTATCCTGGAAGGGATCGAGGCAGATATTTTTGAATCGGTTGACGTGAAAATCGTGCGAAATATTATTTTAGGGGCGATGAACTGGGTAACGCAATGGTATTCGGACGATGGAAGACAAGATAAAACGGAGATCGCCGAAGATATTGCGTATTACTTGTTGCATATTTTACTAAAGAAAAAGATATAG
- the prpB gene encoding methylisocitrate lyase: MAWIVGQQVTQEELATQFKKHIQAEDILQMPGAHDAMAALVAKNTGFSALYLSGGAYTASRGLPDLGIVTSSEMADRARDLVRATNLPVLVDIDTGFGGVLNVARTAREMVEANVAAVQIEDQQLPKKCGHLNGKQLVTKEEMAQKIQAIKEVAPTLVVVARTDAKAVEGVDAAVERAHAYMEAGADAIFPEALQTEEEFRLFAAKIDVPLLANMTEFGKTPYFTAKSFQDMGFDMVIYPVTSLRVAAKAYERIFELIKEQGTQEEGLSDMQTRKELYETIALDDFEELDKDIAKTVLE, translated from the coding sequence ATGGCATGGATAGTAGGTCAACAAGTCACACAAGAAGAATTAGCAACCCAATTTAAAAAACATATTCAAGCAGAGGATATTTTACAGATGCCGGGGGCACATGATGCAATGGCTGCCCTAGTTGCCAAAAATACGGGTTTTTCAGCGCTTTATTTATCCGGTGGAGCGTACACAGCTAGTCGAGGGTTGCCTGACCTTGGCATTGTCACGTCTTCGGAAATGGCAGATCGCGCACGGGATCTTGTGCGAGCTACGAATTTACCGGTGCTAGTCGATATTGATACGGGATTTGGAGGCGTGCTCAATGTGGCTCGTACTGCCCGAGAAATGGTAGAGGCGAATGTTGCGGCAGTGCAAATCGAAGACCAACAGTTACCTAAAAAATGTGGGCATTTAAATGGCAAACAACTTGTAACGAAAGAAGAAATGGCGCAAAAGATTCAAGCGATCAAAGAAGTAGCTCCAACCTTAGTCGTCGTAGCTCGAACAGATGCGAAAGCGGTAGAAGGCGTGGATGCTGCTGTAGAAAGAGCACACGCGTATATGGAAGCTGGCGCGGATGCCATTTTCCCAGAAGCGCTTCAAACCGAGGAAGAGTTTCGTTTATTTGCAGCGAAAATAGATGTTCCATTGCTTGCGAATATGACGGAGTTCGGGAAAACGCCGTATTTTACAGCGAAATCCTTTCAGGACATGGGATTTGATATGGTGATTTATCCGGTCACCTCCTTAAGAGTAGCAGCCAAAGCCTATGAACGGATTTTTGAGCTAATCAAAGAACAGGGAACCCAGGAGGAAGGGCTTTCTGATATGCAAACGCGGAAAGAACTGTATGAAACCATAGCGTTAGACGACTTTGAGGAATTGGATAAGGATATTGCGAAGACCGTGTTGGAGTAG
- a CDS encoding bifunctional 2-methylcitrate dehydratase/aconitate hydratase, which produces MVKLEEKKTTDAIIEEITDYVLNKEITSEEAYSTAHYVLIDTLGCGILALNYPECTKLLGPVVPGTVVPNGTRVPGTPHVLDPVQGAFDIGAMIRWLDYNDTWLAAEWGHPSDNLGGILAVADYVSQQRLAKGEDPMTVQEVLEAMIKAHEIQGVLALENSLNRVGLDHVLYVKIATTAVVTKMLGGGHAEISNALSHAWIDNSSLRTYRHAPNTGSRKSWAAGDATSRGVRLAMMAVKGEMGYATPLSAPGWGFEDVLFHKQELVLSQPLDSYVMENVLFKVAYPAEFHAQTAAEASVQLHPEVKNRLDDIDQITITTHESAIRIIDKKGPLYNPADRDHCIQYITAIGLLKGDIKAEDYEDDVAADPIIDELRDKMVITENKAYTKDYLDPQKRSIANAVQVHFKDGTASENIACEYPLGHRFRREEAIPKILDKYAANLATQYPEKQRKKIEAISSDYQTLISMNANAFVELFINT; this is translated from the coding sequence ATGGTAAAATTAGAAGAAAAAAAGACGACAGACGCAATCATAGAGGAAATTACAGATTATGTATTAAATAAGGAAATAACAAGTGAGGAAGCGTATTCGACTGCACACTATGTGCTAATCGATACGCTTGGGTGTGGCATTTTAGCTTTGAATTATCCGGAATGTACAAAACTGCTTGGGCCGGTTGTACCTGGTACGGTTGTTCCAAATGGGACACGGGTTCCCGGAACGCCTCATGTGCTCGATCCTGTTCAGGGGGCCTTTGATATCGGTGCAATGATCCGCTGGTTAGATTATAATGATACATGGCTTGCGGCAGAGTGGGGGCACCCGTCTGATAATCTCGGTGGGATTCTTGCCGTAGCTGATTATGTCAGTCAGCAGCGTCTTGCTAAAGGCGAGGATCCGATGACGGTTCAGGAAGTGTTGGAAGCAATGATTAAAGCACATGAGATACAAGGGGTGCTTGCACTGGAAAATAGTTTGAATCGTGTCGGCCTCGACCATGTATTATATGTCAAAATAGCTACAACAGCTGTGGTAACGAAGATGCTGGGCGGGGGACACGCGGAAATATCCAATGCTTTGTCGCATGCTTGGATCGATAATTCCAGTCTGCGTACGTATCGTCATGCACCAAATACAGGTTCCAGGAAGTCCTGGGCTGCCGGAGATGCTACGAGTAGAGGCGTTCGCCTCGCAATGATGGCTGTAAAAGGGGAAATGGGATACGCAACTCCATTAAGTGCGCCAGGATGGGGCTTTGAAGATGTTTTATTTCATAAGCAGGAGCTCGTTTTGAGCCAGCCACTTGATAGTTACGTGATGGAAAATGTATTATTTAAAGTAGCTTATCCTGCCGAATTTCATGCTCAAACCGCTGCAGAGGCTTCGGTTCAACTTCATCCGGAAGTGAAAAATCGCTTGGATGACATTGATCAGATAACGATCACAACGCATGAATCCGCAATACGAATTATTGATAAAAAAGGGCCGTTATATAATCCGGCCGACCGAGACCACTGTATCCAATATATTACCGCAATAGGACTGTTAAAAGGGGATATAAAAGCAGAAGATTATGAGGATGATGTGGCTGCTGATCCGATCATCGACGAATTACGTGACAAAATGGTTATCACAGAAAACAAAGCATATACCAAGGATTATCTTGATCCACAGAAGCGGTCCATCGCAAATGCCGTTCAAGTACATTTTAAAGATGGTACTGCGTCTGAAAACATAGCATGCGAATATCCATTGGGGCACAGATTTCGAAGAGAAGAAGCAATCCCTAAAATTTTGGATAAATATGCAGCAAATCTTGCTACACAGTATCCAGAAAAACAACGAAAGAAAATTGAAGCAATAAGTAGTGATTACCAAACGCTTATTTCTATGAATGCCAATGCGTTTGTAGAATTATTTATCAACACGTAA
- the mmgD gene encoding citrate synthase, with protein MKTKETYAPGLEGIIAAETEISLLDTELEKIIIKGHDLIELSTRKTYADMVYLLLEGALPSSAEKIAVEEKLKSNYEIPQIVTDIIHLLPKQTHPMDGQRTGISVLAGFDESIDDRSVAVNKNRAYELLGQLPAITVNSYRILNNQNPVEPDQDLAYSANFLYMITGKKPSELEAEIFDRSLLLYSEHEMPNSTFTARVIASTQSDMYGALTGAVASLKGSLHGGANEAVMYMLKQAASVHEFEEIMKNKLQNKEKIMGFGHRVYMKKMDPRALIMKESLKQLCDIKGDSLLLDMCEAGEKIMLEEKGLYPNLDYYAAPVYWMLGIPIPLYTPIFFSSRTAGLCAHIMEQHENNRLFRPRVKYIGERDV; from the coding sequence ATGAAGACAAAAGAAACGTATGCCCCTGGATTGGAAGGTATTATAGCAGCAGAGACAGAGATTTCTCTGCTGGATACAGAATTGGAAAAAATTATTATTAAAGGCCATGACCTGATTGAATTATCGACAAGAAAAACGTATGCGGATATGGTATATCTTTTATTGGAAGGAGCACTTCCTTCATCTGCTGAAAAGATAGCCGTCGAGGAAAAACTTAAGTCAAATTATGAAATTCCGCAAATTGTAACCGATATCATTCATTTGCTTCCTAAACAGACACACCCGATGGATGGACAACGGACAGGAATATCCGTGCTTGCTGGGTTTGATGAATCAATCGATGACCGGTCTGTTGCTGTAAATAAGAATAGAGCCTATGAACTTTTGGGGCAGCTTCCTGCCATTACTGTGAATAGTTACCGGATATTGAATAATCAAAACCCTGTTGAGCCAGATCAGGATTTAGCCTATAGTGCTAATTTTTTATACATGATTACAGGCAAAAAACCTTCTGAGCTGGAAGCGGAAATCTTTGACCGATCTCTTCTCCTATATAGTGAGCATGAGATGCCGAATTCAACATTTACGGCGAGGGTTATTGCATCCACCCAATCGGACATGTACGGGGCACTTACTGGTGCAGTTGCATCATTAAAAGGGAGTTTACATGGTGGTGCGAATGAGGCTGTGATGTATATGTTGAAGCAAGCAGCGTCTGTTCATGAATTTGAAGAAATCATGAAAAATAAATTACAGAACAAAGAGAAAATTATGGGATTCGGGCATCGCGTCTATATGAAGAAAATGGATCCAAGGGCACTGATTATGAAGGAGTCCTTGAAGCAATTATGTGACATCAAAGGTGATTCTTTGCTACTTGACATGTGTGAGGCAGGCGAAAAAATAATGCTGGAAGAGAAGGGATTGTATCCAAATCTGGATTATTATGCTGCACCTGTTTATTGGATGTTGGGCATTCCGATTCCATTATATACACCAATCTTTTTCAGTTCTAGAACTGCAGGGTTATGTGCACATATTATGGAGCAACATGAAAACAATCGACTTTTCAGACCAAGGGTTAAGTATATTGGTGAACGAGATGTATAG
- a CDS encoding LysR family transcriptional regulator, which produces MNYHDWEMLSTLHATENITQAAQLLFVSQPTLTSRIKKLEHHYDAPLIMRKQKGITFTPEGEKLAQHAEAMLNEQRKIEESINNMKSRVAGTLRVGASNFFALNKMPKLLRLFKQQYPDVEFEVVTGWSSEMHRLILNHDVHISFIKGDYTWKEKKELLYEEEISVASPWEFTWGSYQRYHESTITPMKT; this is translated from the coding sequence ATGAACTATCACGATTGGGAAATGCTGTCTACATTGCATGCCACAGAGAATATTACACAAGCGGCACAACTATTGTTTGTATCACAACCTACATTGACATCACGTATAAAAAAATTAGAACACCATTACGATGCACCGTTGATCATGCGAAAGCAAAAAGGAATCACGTTCACCCCTGAGGGCGAAAAATTAGCTCAACATGCTGAAGCGATGTTAAATGAACAACGGAAAATTGAAGAAAGCATTAATAATATGAAAAGCCGTGTAGCAGGTACCCTACGAGTAGGAGCTTCCAATTTCTTTGCCTTAAATAAAATGCCCAAATTACTGCGCCTATTCAAACAACAGTATCCGGATGTTGAATTTGAGGTCGTAACAGGATGGAGCAGTGAAATGCATCGATTAATTCTAAATCATGATGTCCATATCAGCTTTATCAAAGGAGATTATACATGGAAAGAGAAAAAGGAACTGCTTTACGAAGAAGAAATCTCCGTAGCATCTCCATGGGAATTTACATGGGGGAGCTACCAACGTTACCACGAATCGACTATTACACCGATGAAAACATGA
- a CDS encoding substrate-binding domain-containing protein, which yields MDHWWYRNYNQRPHINIQVNQVETCKEMVINGLGYAILANLVVRPYPELVVKPLLHPSGEPITRKTWMYYHSDSMQMNIVRAFVDFIRGVDVKGV from the coding sequence GTGGACCATTGGTGGTATAGAAACTATAATCAAAGACCCCATATCAACATTCAAGTGAACCAAGTGGAAACATGTAAAGAAATGGTTATTAATGGACTGGGATATGCTATTTTAGCGAATTTGGTTGTTCGTCCTTATCCGGAACTTGTGGTTAAACCCCTCCTCCATCCTTCTGGTGAACCTATTACTCGGAAGACGTGGATGTATTATCATAGCGATTCCATGCAGATGAATATCGTGCGAGCGTTTGTAGATTTCATTCGAGGTGTAGATGTGAAAGGGGTATGA
- a CDS encoding enoyl-CoA hydratase/isomerase family protein yields MDDVLFSTSENGIATITLNQPKAINALTYHMLVPIRQKLMTWDQDDTVRIVILQGAGSKGFCAGGDIKTLYQARKQQQDALQAAEQFFAEEYKTDLLISQFSKPIIACLDGVVMGGGVGLSYGASHRIITERTKWSMPEMNIGFFPDVGAAYFLNKAPGYTGRYLALTASILRAADVLYINGADRFIPSNRLEDLLKELEKINWHTENTGEKLQHLLDKYTSHPEENGELANVQAKIDRHFSYDTVEKIIASLASDTSDFAVQTRETMVSKSPVSLKVTLEQLIRGEEKTLAECLQTDSILANNFIRHDDFFEGIRSVLIDKEKNQQYKYKRLADVSKEFVDAFFKEP; encoded by the coding sequence ATGGATGACGTATTATTCTCTACGAGTGAAAATGGCATTGCTACTATTACATTGAATCAACCAAAGGCGATAAATGCCTTAACCTACCATATGCTCGTACCCATTAGACAAAAGCTTATGACATGGGATCAGGACGATACCGTTCGTATCGTTATTCTTCAAGGAGCTGGTTCCAAAGGTTTTTGTGCTGGTGGGGATATTAAAACATTGTATCAAGCAAGAAAGCAGCAACAGGATGCATTACAGGCGGCAGAACAGTTCTTTGCAGAGGAATATAAAACAGATCTCCTTATTTCACAATTTTCAAAACCGATCATTGCCTGCTTGGATGGAGTTGTAATGGGAGGTGGTGTAGGGCTGTCTTATGGCGCCAGTCATCGCATCATAACCGAACGCACAAAGTGGTCCATGCCGGAAATGAACATTGGTTTCTTCCCGGATGTTGGTGCTGCATACTTTTTAAACAAGGCACCAGGCTACACAGGTCGTTATCTTGCATTAACAGCATCTATCCTGCGTGCGGCTGATGTGCTATATATAAACGGTGCTGATCGTTTTATTCCAAGTAATCGTTTAGAAGACTTATTGAAGGAACTTGAAAAAATAAATTGGCATACGGAAAATACGGGGGAAAAACTTCAGCACCTCCTGGATAAGTATACGAGTCATCCGGAAGAAAATGGAGAATTAGCAAATGTACAAGCAAAAATTGATCGGCATTTTTCGTACGATACAGTAGAAAAAATCATAGCATCACTAGCAAGTGACACAAGTGATTTTGCGGTACAAACAAGAGAAACAATGGTATCGAAGTCGCCTGTTTCATTGAAGGTTACCTTAGAGCAATTAATCAGAGGTGAAGAGAAAACACTAGCAGAATGCCTGCAAACGGATTCCATACTAGCAAATAACTTTATACGACATGATGACTTTTTTGAAGGTATTCGATCCGTACTCATTGATAAAGAAAAAAACCAACAATATAAATATAAACGGTTAGCTGATGTTTCCAAGGAATTCGTTGATGCGTTTTTCAAAGAACCTTAA
- a CDS encoding enoyl-CoA hydratase-related protein produces MEYQFLNLTYESNIAIVEINAPPANTLSTKCISELRATIQDVATREDIHGLIITGGGRFFSAGADIKEFVPALGDTQKGLELSKAGQSLCNEIEGLQKPVIAAINGPALGGGMELAMACHYRIASEGAVFGLPELKLGLLPSFGGTQRLSRITNTATALDIILTGKQLTSKEAQDLDIVQVTVPEEDLISTTVTVATSFVDGKSMTGVKRVIECVVKGSKEPLEDGLERERNQFADLFLTTDAKEGVQAFVEKRKPQFNHS; encoded by the coding sequence ATGGAGTACCAGTTTTTAAATTTAACATATGAAAGCAATATAGCAATCGTGGAAATAAATGCGCCACCTGCCAATACGTTATCTACAAAATGTATTTCAGAGTTACGGGCAACTATCCAGGATGTAGCAACCAGAGAGGATATACACGGACTTATCATTACGGGGGGAGGACGCTTCTTTTCAGCTGGCGCGGATATCAAGGAGTTTGTTCCTGCTCTTGGTGATACGCAGAAAGGGTTAGAACTATCCAAAGCAGGTCAGTCCCTTTGTAATGAAATTGAAGGCTTACAGAAACCAGTCATTGCAGCCATTAACGGTCCAGCATTAGGTGGTGGTATGGAATTAGCGATGGCATGTCATTATCGAATTGCCTCGGAAGGTGCTGTATTTGGTCTCCCTGAATTGAAACTGGGCCTGCTCCCATCTTTCGGAGGAACACAGCGATTGAGTAGAATTACCAATACAGCAACAGCATTGGATATTATCCTTACAGGTAAACAACTAACGAGTAAAGAAGCTCAGGATCTGGATATCGTCCAAGTCACCGTACCGGAAGAAGATCTTATTTCTACAACAGTAACGGTTGCAACATCATTTGTAGATGGAAAAAGTATGACCGGGGTGAAACGAGTCATTGAATGTGTTGTAAAAGGATCTAAAGAACCCCTTGAAGATGGCTTAGAAAGAGAACGTAACCAGTTTGCCGACCTTTTTCTGACGACCGATGCAAAAGAGGGGGTTCAAGCTTTCGTCGAAAAGAGAAAGCCTCAGTTCAACCATTCTTAA
- a CDS encoding acyl-CoA dehydrogenase family protein, with product MDNVQSLSNGISIFPNDDSLKTSSGFMERSEEETLIAKTIEKFVENQVVPQIKNLEAHDYQATKHLFSQAGELGLLGADVPEDYGGLAMGKKTAGLIAEKMGFGGSFSVAFNIHTGAGTLPYVYFGTKEQKATYVGKLASGEWIAAYALTEPGSGSDALAANTTAVLDTESGEWVLNGEKQWITNAHVADVYVVFAKTEAGMTAFIVEREMLGVSVGPEEDKLGIKGSSTATLILEDVRVPKENVMGEDGKGHRIALNIMNLARLKLAFANIGTAKQSLALAANYGNERKQFQQSITNFTMIQEKLANMTLAIYGAESAAYYTASLLDQIDSNFEDGEDVVKKFSRYAMDCAINKVYASETLDQVVDEALQIHGGYGYMQDYEVERLYRDARINRIFEGTNEINRLTITKSFLKQYEKDPSMMEKRVQYDQQEESPSFVRLSEDLLSIVMKTLSHKDRATLEKEQECFRLLANVIQELYVMKAALLRQVKATNNYSMQQLITEVLCEEGYRKIEAAAVSIIASMASDDQSKQASLDEINALPVPAYANVFAKKRKIAMEVINNQGYFI from the coding sequence ATGGATAACGTACAGTCACTTTCTAATGGTATATCTATTTTTCCCAATGATGATTCATTAAAGACTTCATCTGGTTTTATGGAACGGAGTGAAGAGGAAACACTTATTGCAAAAACAATCGAAAAGTTTGTTGAAAATCAAGTGGTACCGCAAATTAAAAATTTAGAAGCTCATGATTATCAGGCTACGAAACATTTATTTTCCCAGGCTGGTGAACTAGGGCTGCTTGGTGCGGATGTTCCGGAAGACTATGGTGGTTTGGCAATGGGCAAAAAGACAGCCGGTTTAATTGCCGAAAAAATGGGATTTGGTGGATCGTTTAGTGTTGCTTTTAATATTCATACGGGTGCTGGCACATTACCATATGTATATTTTGGTACAAAAGAACAGAAAGCAACTTATGTTGGTAAGCTTGCTTCAGGGGAATGGATCGCCGCTTATGCTTTAACAGAGCCCGGTTCTGGTTCAGATGCTTTAGCCGCCAATACAACAGCTGTACTGGATACAGAATCTGGTGAATGGGTTTTAAATGGTGAAAAACAATGGATTACGAATGCGCATGTTGCAGATGTTTATGTTGTGTTTGCGAAAACAGAAGCAGGTATGACTGCATTTATCGTTGAACGAGAGATGTTAGGTGTTTCGGTTGGACCAGAAGAGGATAAATTAGGAATTAAGGGCTCTTCTACTGCGACATTGATTCTAGAAGATGTACGCGTTCCGAAAGAAAATGTAATGGGGGAGGATGGAAAAGGACATCGTATTGCGCTTAATATTATGAATTTGGCTAGATTGAAACTAGCTTTTGCGAATATTGGTACCGCAAAACAATCCTTAGCGTTGGCAGCTAATTATGGAAATGAACGTAAACAATTTCAACAATCCATTACGAACTTTACAATGATTCAGGAGAAGCTTGCCAATATGACTCTCGCAATTTATGGTGCAGAAAGCGCTGCTTACTATACAGCTAGTTTATTAGACCAAATAGACTCCAATTTTGAAGATGGAGAAGATGTTGTAAAGAAATTCTCCCGTTATGCAATGGATTGCGCAATTAACAAAGTGTACGCATCAGAAACGCTGGATCAGGTTGTAGATGAAGCATTACAAATTCATGGTGGCTACGGTTATATGCAAGATTATGAAGTAGAACGTTTGTATCGCGATGCGCGAATAAACCGAATTTTTGAAGGGACAAATGAAATTAATCGTTTAACGATTACAAAGTCTTTTTTAAAGCAATATGAAAAAGATCCTTCGATGATGGAGAAAAGGGTACAATATGATCAACAAGAGGAGAGTCCATCCTTTGTCCGTTTGTCGGAAGACCTATTATCGATTGTTATGAAAACGCTATCTCATAAAGATAGAGCAACACTTGAGAAAGAACAGGAATGTTTTCGTCTATTAGCAAACGTTATTCAAGAATTATATGTGATGAAAGCGGCGCTTTTACGTCAAGTGAAAGCCACCAACAATTATTCCATGCAACAACTGATTACGGAAGTCTTATGTGAAGAAGGTTACCGCAAAATAGAAGCAGCAGCAGTATCGATCATTGCTTCAATGGCTTCAGATGATCAATCTAAGCAAGCATCACTTGATGAAATCAACGCATTACCTGTACCCGCTTATGCCAACGTGTTTGCAAAGAAAAGGAAAATAGCAATGGAAGTCATCAATAATCAAGGCTATTTTATTTAA